From the Papaver somniferum cultivar HN1 chromosome 2, ASM357369v1, whole genome shotgun sequence genome, the window aactctacataactaccgaatgaagatttttttggaaaaccagtttggggttttttctcatattcggcagtaaactactatcttggaactaccgaatatacatatttggtactcagtgtgttatattcgtaagtttattcgagaaattatctaccgaatctggatagttcatggcattcaatgcatgtaataatcggtttttcttgtttacaaaagcacacaaacgcatgcaaatcgagtatttgagtttcttaacacaatacctgtgttttacatgcatcgttagcttcaatatcaggcgattctccattttcttccatgaaagggtcgtctaggttttcctctccacaaaagtttggatcattcaacatataccccaaatcgtcttctctaaacggtcgtgaaccctcaacattttgttcttcgccatgattctcaccttcttcttcatatccatccatttttgtagtgataaaatgggttttcccttttttccttcacattcttctctataactctaacaactcaaaaatgaaaaggaaatgaaaaaaatgaaacagaaatcattctaatactgcaccgactacaaacggaagtctgggtaatattttggcttccgattacaatcggaggataacaatgttatcatatcctccgaatatataagggtaatttcgccattacgaattacgcgagataagggctggctacattttccctttgggtgaccttttttgttttattattggcccctaaatccttttgaatgGCCCGTGAAAACGCGAGGAAAAATATCTCAAAAGATTACCTAAAGAGTTCACTTACAATCTCCCATTATTTCCATTTGCCTATTTGAATCAAAGAAGGATAGAGATCCAACTCTTGTAGGGTCAGTGCGTCCCTCAGTCAACAACTCTCGGTTTCGCGGAGTAACATTTTTGTTATTTTGCAATATTCAAGCTTCTAAATTTCCCACAAAGAATCATATAAACTCTATAAATCCAAACTAAATCCCTTCTCCacgccaaagaaaaaaaaaatcaaatcaaaccaaaccaaaccaaacatTCTTCACACAACGCACCTCTCCAAAATTGTGACACAAGATCATTACTTCCCCCCTAAAATCAGTACTGGTAAACGTCGAAGAAGCAAAAGAgagtacattaaaaaaaaaaaaaaaaaaaaaaaaaaaaaaaaaaaaacccatctcTTGCTAACATAAACTAAGAAGAAGTTTTCCCctttatcttcttttctttctttcttgaattgctttattgtttttcttctagGGAGTGTAAGACCAAAAATGGTACTAGATATTTAAACATATAGTCATATACACAGAGTGAAGCAAAGACTCTCTCTAACTTTGGTTGCTGACCATGTTGTACAGACAGATGGACTGACTGCGTTTAAGAACGGGCAACCaactagttttcttcttttctttttcttttcttttcttttcttcaactTGAGGCAGCAAGTAAGTTATTACTACTAGTATTATTAAGAACAAGTCTTACCAATATATATCTAGGATTGTCCCATGTTTTGGTTTTCTGTCTTTGTTTAAGTCTTGGATTTGGGGTTACAGCCTCGAGAGAGAGCTTCCCTGCACTTTATTCCTCTTCAAATTTCTAGTACTGAACGAGGTATTGTTTgtgaatagagaagaagaagaacaacaacaacaacagccatTTTCCTCTCTCTCTTTCTCACTAGTCTCTTCTGCTGCATTGTCTTGTTACAAACTGAGAATCTCTCATCCTTTTCCTATTCTCACTCACTAGTCTGTATCTTCTTTTACTTCCTCTCTTTCTGTTCATTCTAGTTTCAATTCCTGACTTCACTATTGTACTCCTTGGATCTTAGTTAGTGAGAAGAAAGAACCCAAGAATTTAAAAACTTCATTTGGGTTGTTGTTTTCTAGGGACATATAATACATTTATTGTATCTTGTCTTGTGTCTGAAAATAGCAAGCTTTGGTGTTGAAGAAATCTAAGAAGAAATACAGTGAATTGAGCTGAGGACCTTTTTATTGAGAAATCTCAATTTGGATCTTGTAGTCAATGTTGAGTTGAGTTGATTACAAACAAAACCCAGTGAGTAATCAATCACAAAGGACTAATTTTTGAGTAGTAAGTTTTCATGAAGAAATATTGAAACACAATGAGGGAAGATGGATATACAAAGAAAAGTAAGTTTTCATGGTCCAAGAGTCTTGTTAGAAAATGGTTTAATATCAAGACTAAAGCTCAGGACTTTCATGCCGATGTTGTCTATGGAGGTGTGTAATCTTTGTTTTTCCCTCCAACTTCATTTGATGGTGTTTCTAAATCTTCTCGAGGAAATTTATCTGCTTCTTTTTTTGTGATCAAAGATGTGGGTTTGATGGCATTAATGCTATCATCCGTTTTTAGATTGTTTCATTTTTCCTTCAAAGATTTGTTTAACTATTTTCCTACTTTGATTTTGCTTTTTGTAATTAAAGTTGTGGGTTAATTGCATTAGTACTTTTCTGAATCACAgtctaaaattttcattttttttttttttttgattgaagatGTGGGGGTGATGATTAACATTATTATTACTTACTGTTCAGTTGTTAATCAAAGTTTTAATTTTTTGTAttgataaatattttgtttgtatTCAGGTGGTAATAGAGAATGGAACAACAGTTACTCAGAGATGGAGGCATGCACTATCAAGAAAAGCAGAACAGGTTCAGTATTTTCCTGTGTAGAAATCAGATTCTAGAGTTATTAGCTATGGACCATTTCCTTCACTAATCCATCTCCCAACTAAAAATATTAATTgccttttcttttcatttttttaatctcCTTTCCCAACTTTGACGTACACAGAGAGATTGAATAGGAAAAACTTTGATGGCGTTAGGAGAGGAAAGCTTGATCTTGATGCTGCTCAAGTTACTGATGTCCAAAATCACAGGTACTTATATATCTGTCATGATTCatgatgtttcttcttcttttattgtgttatttgatttaaattttttggtttttgactcCTTGTGCACCTCTTTTGATGTTGGTGTAGTATCTTTGTAGCTACATGGAATGTAGGTGGAAAATCTCCACCAAGTCACTTGAATTTAGAAGATTGGCTTCATACTTCACCTCCTGCTGATATCTATGTTCTTGGCTTTCAAGAGATTGTTCCGTTGAATGCTGGCAATGTTTTGGGAGCAGAAGACAACGGTCCTGCAAGAAAATGGCTAGCACTTATCCGTAAAACTCTGAACAATCTTCCGGGAACTAGTGGAAATGGTTGTTGTTACACGCCTTCACCTGTCCCTGATCCCGTTGTAGAATTAGATGCTGATTTTGAAGGATCAACAAGACAAAAGGCTTCTTCGTTTTTTCATCGTCGGTCATTTCAATCCTTGAGTCGTAGTATGAGAATGGATAATGATATGTTTGTCTCACAGCCACGACTTGATCGGAGATTTAGTGTCTGTGATCGTGTTATGTTTGGCAATAGACCAAGTGATTATGACCCAAATTATAGATGGGGTTCATCCGATGAGGAAAACGTACCTGAGGATTCACCTAGTACTGTTTACTCGCCAATGTCTTTTGGTGGATCAAATTCTATGGAGCATAGAGAGAAATCATCAGGGAATTCGAGGTATTGTTTGATCTCTAGTAAGCAG encodes:
- the LOC113350067 gene encoding type IV inositol polyphosphate 5-phosphatase 7-like, which gives rise to MREDGYTKKSKFSWSKSLVRKWFNIKTKAQDFHADVVYGGGNREWNNSYSEMEACTIKKSRTERLNRKNFDGVRRGKLDLDAAQVTDVQNHSIFVATWNVGGKSPPSHLNLEDWLHTSPPADIYVLGFQEIVPLNAGNVLGAEDNGPARKWLALIRKTLNNLPGTSGNGCCYTPSPVPDPVVELDADFEGSTRQKASSFFHRRSFQSLSRSMRMDNDMFVSQPRLDRRFSVCDRVMFGNRPSDYDPNYRWGSSDEENVPEDSPSTVYSPMSFGGSNSMEHREKSSGNSRYCLISSKQMVGIFLTVWVRSDLTDAVRNIKVSCIGRGLMGYLGNKGSISVSMSLHQTSFCFVCSHLTSGQKEGDELRRNSDVMEILRKTRFPRVHGLGDERSPETIMDHDRVIWLGDLNYRIALSYRSAKALVEMHNWRALLQNDQLRIEQKRGRVFEGWSEGRIYFPPTYKYSNNSDRYAGDDAHNKEKRRTPAWCDRILWHGRGIRQLSYVRGESRFSDHRPVYSIFTAEVESINHSRIKRSASCTSSRIEVEELLPHSRGYTELNFF